A window of the Lactuca sativa cultivar Salinas chromosome 7, Lsat_Salinas_v11, whole genome shotgun sequence genome harbors these coding sequences:
- the LOC111904116 gene encoding zinc finger protein ZAT9, whose protein sequence is MEKHNCKLCLKSFANGRALGGHMRSHMLNLYVTPKPPLPSSPPSSSTEEDEDDGDDNLYGLRENPKKSLQLGDPDFAFPGALTVTLTTTAAGGGGVVGGSSVVLQDRESETETSKKAIVRRRSKRIRRQETSWLGDQQHFHELTRNKNQNQWQYLKKSKIFKPCPKTAESSTPEPVSSISDTSPEEDVAYCLMMLSRDKWSDEEEDREHEESDNESESDREIINVKRTPTRTKYRCETCNKVFRSYQALGGHRASHKKIKQSHHDNIHQTQNVAMEDKIHECPVCFKVFASGQALGGHKRSHVTASSASMAAAKPVAKQSINLIDLNLPAPIDEEDDEMSQIEVSVVSDGEFVITH, encoded by the coding sequence ATGGAGAAACACAACTGCAAGCTCTGCTTAAAGAGCTTTGCAAATGGAAGAGCTTTGGGCGGCCATATGAGATCTCACATGCTCAATCTTTACGTAACTCCCAAACCACCACTACCCTCCTCGCCGCCATCTTCATCGACGGAGGAAGATGAGGACGACGGGGATGACAATCTTTATGGGTTGAGGGAGAATCCTAAGAAGAGTTTGCAGTTAGGCGATCCAGATTTTGCATTCCCCGGAGCACTTACAGTTACACTCACCACCACCGCCGCAGGCGGTGGCGGTGTAGTTGGTGGTAGTTCAGTGGTTCTGCAGGACAGGGAGAGCGAAACGGAGACTTCAAAAAAAGCAATTGTCCGAAGACGATCAAAACGGATTCGAAGACAGGAGACTTCATGGTTGGGTGATCAACAGCATTTTCATGAACTTACTCGTAACAAAAATCAGAATCAATGGCAATAtctgaagaaatcaaagatcttTAAACCGTGTCCGAAGACAGCTGAATCGTCAACCCCGGAGCCGGTAAGTTCAATCTCCGATACTTCACCGGAAGAAGATGTAGCCTACTGTTTAATGATGTTATCAAGAGATAAATGgtcagatgaagaagaagatcgaGAACATGAAGAATCAGACAATGAATCGGAATCCGATAGAGAGATTATTAACGTGAAACGAACTCCGACGAGGACGAAGTACAGATGCGAGACATGTAACAAAGTTTTCCGATCGTATCAAGCACTTGGTGGGCACAGAGCAAGTCATAAAAAAATCAAACAGAGTCATCATGACAACATTCATCAAACACAAAATGTCGCCATGGAAGATAAAATCCATGAATGCCCTGTGTGTTTCAAAGTGTTTGCTTCCGGCCAAGCTCTCGGCGGTCACAAAAGATCACATGTTACAGCTTCATCTGCTTCCATGGCTGCCGCTAAACCAGTTGCAAAACAGAGCATTAATCTGATTGATCTTAATCTCCCTGCTCCaattgatgaagaagatgatgaaatgAGTCAAATTGAGGTCTCTGTGGTTTCCGAtggtgaatttgtcataacccatTAA